A region from the Sorex araneus isolate mSorAra2 chromosome 6, mSorAra2.pri, whole genome shotgun sequence genome encodes:
- the LOC101552691 gene encoding interferon-induced transmembrane protein 3-like, protein MIKEEHEVAMLGAPQHRGAPVTSTVINIQPEIPSEPDHVVWSLFNTLFMNVCCLGFLAFAYSVKSRDRKMVGDMIGARSYASTAKCLNISALILGILFNIGIIVAVVFAALLFSKIYYQSVHKGGGL, encoded by the exons ATGATCAAGGAGGAGCATGAGGTGGCCATGCTGGGGGCGCCCCAGCATAGGGGAGCCCCTGTGACCTCCACCGTGATCAACATCCAGCCTGAGATCCCCTCGGAGCCCGACCATGTCGTCTGGTCTCTGTTCAACACCCTCTTCATGAACGTCTGCTGCCTGGGCTTCCTGGCTTTCGCCTACTCTGTGAAG TCTAGGGACAGGAAGATGGTTGGCGACATGATTGGGGCCCGGAGCTATGCGTCCACCGCCAAGTGCCTGAACATCAGCGCCCTGATCCTGGGCATCCTCTTCAACATTGGAATCATCGTCGCTGTGGTGTTTGCtgccttattgttttccaaaatatacTACCAAAGTGTGCATAAGGGTGGAGGCCTCTAG